Proteins found in one Herbiconiux sp. A18JL235 genomic segment:
- the rpoB gene encoding DNA-directed RNA polymerase subunit beta has translation MAAARNATTTSPKNGRAASRLSFAKITDTLTVPDLLALQTESFDWLVGNDVWKARVAEAQAAGRQDLPGRSGLDEIFEEISPIEDLGETMQLSFTSPFLEPEKYTIDECKERGKTYAAPLYVEAEFMNHQTGEIKTQTVFMGDFPLMTEKGTFIINGTERVVVSQLVRSPGVYFERTPEKTSDKDIYSARVIPSRGAWLEFEIDKRDQVGVRIDRKRKQSVTVFLKALGLTSEEILEEFKGYASIEATLEKDSILTKEEALKDIYRKLRPGEQVAAEAARALLDNFYFNPKRYDLAKVGRYKINRKLGIDAPLSDSVLTTQDIIATIKYLVALHDNQTTLNGVRDGKPVEIRLDVDDIDHFGNRRIRAVGELIQNQVRTGLSRMERVVRERMTTQDIEAITPQTLINVRPVVAAIKEFFGTSQLSQFMDQNNPLAGLTHKRRLSALGPGGLSRERAGVEVRDVHPSHYGRMCPIETPEGPNIGLIGSLASFARINSFGFIETPYRRVVDGKVTENIDYLTASEEDEYIVAQANAPLTADSHFAEQRVLARKKGGEVDLFPAEDIGYMDVSPRQMVSVATSLIPFLEHDDANRALMGANMQRQAVPLLRSESPLVGTGMEGFAAIDAGDVVTANGAGVVQEVSADSVSVLLDEGGVETYYLRKFDRSNQGTSYNNRVIVSEGERIESGQVIADGPATENGELALGKNLLVAFMPWEGHNFEDAIILSQNLVKDDVLSSIHIEEYEVDARDTKLGKEEITRDLPNVSPELLADLDERGIIRIGAEVRPGDILVGKVTPKGETELSAEERLLRAIFNEKSREVRDTSLKVPHGEEGTIIAVKEFSAENDDELGSGVNQRVVVYIAQKRKITAGDKLAGRHGNKGVISKILPVEDMPFLADGTPVDIVLNPMGIPGRMNFGQVLETHLGWIAKQGWEVDGKPKWAANLPEQARSAAPGTKVATPVFDGASEEEIAGLLDSTTLTRDGERLIGSSGKTQLFDGRSGEPYPDPVSVGYMYILKLHHLVDDKIHARSTGPYSMITQQPLGGKAQFGGQRFGEMEVWALEAYGAAYALQELLTIKSDDILGRVKVYEAIVKGENIQEPGIPESFKVLIKEMQSLCLNVEVLSADGTAVSLRDTDDEVFRAAEELGINISSRFESSSIDDI, from the coding sequence GACCTCGGCGAGACCATGCAGCTGAGCTTCACGAGCCCGTTCCTCGAGCCCGAGAAGTACACCATCGACGAGTGCAAGGAGCGCGGCAAGACCTACGCGGCTCCCCTCTACGTCGAGGCCGAGTTCATGAACCACCAGACCGGTGAGATCAAGACCCAGACGGTCTTCATGGGCGACTTCCCGCTCATGACCGAGAAGGGCACGTTCATCATCAACGGCACCGAGCGTGTCGTGGTGTCGCAGCTCGTGCGTTCCCCCGGTGTGTACTTCGAGCGCACCCCGGAGAAGACCTCCGACAAGGACATCTACTCCGCTCGCGTCATCCCGAGCCGCGGTGCCTGGCTCGAGTTCGAGATCGACAAGCGCGACCAGGTGGGTGTGCGCATCGACCGCAAGCGCAAGCAGTCGGTGACCGTCTTCCTCAAGGCGCTCGGCCTCACCTCCGAGGAGATCCTCGAGGAGTTCAAGGGCTACGCCTCCATCGAGGCCACCCTCGAGAAGGACTCGATCCTCACCAAGGAAGAGGCCCTGAAGGACATCTACCGCAAGCTCCGCCCGGGCGAGCAGGTCGCTGCCGAGGCCGCGCGTGCGCTGCTCGACAACTTCTACTTCAACCCGAAGCGGTACGACCTGGCGAAGGTGGGTCGTTACAAGATCAACCGCAAGCTCGGCATCGACGCGCCGCTGTCCGATTCGGTGCTCACCACCCAGGACATCATCGCGACGATCAAGTACCTGGTGGCGCTGCACGACAACCAGACCACGCTGAACGGCGTGCGCGACGGCAAGCCGGTCGAGATCCGTCTCGACGTCGACGACATCGACCACTTCGGCAACCGCCGCATCCGTGCGGTCGGCGAGCTCATCCAGAACCAGGTGCGCACGGGTCTGTCCCGCATGGAGCGTGTCGTGCGCGAGCGCATGACCACGCAGGACATCGAGGCGATCACCCCGCAGACCCTGATCAACGTGCGCCCCGTCGTCGCCGCGATCAAAGAGTTCTTCGGAACGAGCCAGCTGTCGCAGTTCATGGACCAGAACAACCCGCTCGCGGGCCTGACCCACAAGCGCCGCCTGAGCGCCCTGGGCCCCGGTGGTCTCTCCCGTGAGCGCGCCGGCGTCGAGGTGCGCGACGTGCACCCCAGCCACTACGGCCGCATGTGCCCGATCGAGACCCCCGAAGGCCCGAACATCGGCCTGATCGGCTCGCTCGCATCGTTCGCGCGCATCAACTCCTTCGGTTTCATCGAGACCCCCTACCGTCGCGTCGTCGACGGCAAGGTCACCGAGAACATCGACTACCTCACCGCGTCCGAGGAGGACGAGTACATCGTCGCCCAGGCCAACGCGCCGCTGACCGCCGACTCGCACTTCGCCGAGCAGCGTGTGCTCGCCCGTAAGAAGGGTGGAGAGGTCGACCTGTTCCCGGCAGAAGACATCGGCTACATGGATGTCTCGCCGCGCCAGATGGTGTCGGTCGCGACCTCGCTCATCCCCTTCCTCGAGCACGACGACGCCAACCGCGCGCTCATGGGTGCGAACATGCAGCGCCAGGCCGTGCCGCTGCTGCGCTCGGAGTCGCCGCTGGTCGGCACCGGCATGGAGGGCTTCGCGGCCATCGACGCCGGTGACGTGGTCACCGCGAACGGCGCCGGCGTGGTGCAGGAGGTCTCGGCCGACTCGGTGAGCGTGCTGCTCGACGAGGGTGGCGTGGAGACCTACTACCTGCGCAAGTTCGACCGCTCCAACCAGGGCACGTCGTACAACAACCGCGTCATCGTCTCCGAGGGTGAGCGGATCGAGTCGGGTCAGGTCATCGCCGATGGCCCCGCCACCGAGAACGGCGAGCTCGCACTCGGCAAGAACCTCCTCGTGGCGTTCATGCCGTGGGAGGGTCACAACTTCGAAGACGCCATCATCCTCAGCCAGAACCTGGTGAAGGACGACGTGCTCTCGTCGATCCACATCGAGGAGTACGAGGTCGACGCGCGCGACACCAAGCTCGGCAAGGAGGAGATCACCCGTGACCTCCCCAACGTGAGCCCGGAGCTGCTGGCCGACCTCGACGAGCGCGGCATCATCCGCATCGGTGCCGAGGTGCGCCCCGGCGACATCCTCGTCGGCAAGGTCACGCCGAAGGGTGAGACCGAGCTCTCCGCCGAGGAGCGTCTGCTCCGCGCGATCTTCAACGAGAAGAGCCGCGAGGTGCGCGACACCAGCCTCAAGGTGCCTCACGGTGAAGAGGGAACCATCATCGCCGTCAAGGAGTTCTCGGCCGAGAACGACGACGAGCTGGGTTCCGGCGTCAACCAGCGCGTCGTGGTGTACATCGCTCAGAAGCGCAAGATCACCGCGGGTGACAAGCTCGCCGGCCGTCACGGCAACAAGGGCGTCATCTCGAAGATCCTGCCGGTCGAGGACATGCCGTTCCTCGCCGACGGAACTCCGGTCGACATCGTCCTCAACCCGATGGGCATCCCGGGCCGCATGAACTTCGGCCAGGTGCTGGAGACCCACCTCGGGTGGATCGCCAAGCAGGGCTGGGAGGTCGACGGCAAGCCGAAGTGGGCGGCGAACCTGCCCGAGCAGGCGCGTTCGGCTGCTCCCGGCACGAAGGTCGCCACCCCGGTGTTCGACGGCGCCTCGGAGGAGGAGATCGCGGGTCTGCTCGACTCGACCACCCTCACCCGCGACGGCGAGCGTCTCATCGGTTCCTCCGGCAAGACCCAGCTGTTCGACGGCCGCTCCGGTGAGCCCTACCCCGACCCCGTGTCGGTGGGCTACATGTACATCCTGAAGCTGCACCACCTGGTCGACGACAAGATCCACGCGCGTTCGACCGGTCCGTACTCGATGATCACCCAGCAGCCGCTCGGTGGTAAGGCGCAGTTCGGTGGCCAGCGCTTCGGTGAGATGGAGGTGTGGGCCCTCGAGGCCTACGGCGCCGCGTACGCCCTGCAGGAGCTGCTCACCATCAAGTCCGACGACATCCTCGGCCGCGTGAAGGTGTACGAGGCCATCGTCAAGGGCGAGAACATCCAGGAGCCGGGTATCCCCGAGAGCTTCAAGGTGCTCATCAAGGAGATGCAGTCGCTGTGCCTGAACGTCGAGGTGCTCTCGGCCGACGGCACCGCTGTGAGCCTCCGCGACACGGACGACGAGGTCTTCCGTGCCGCAGAAGAGCTCGGCATCAACATCTCCAGCCGCTTCGAGTCGTCGTCCATCGACGACATCTGA